A window of Thermosipho affectus contains these coding sequences:
- the ruvC gene encoding crossover junction endodeoxyribonuclease RuvC: protein MIIIGIDPGYGILGYGVLEKNRNKISHVAHGVITTEKDISMSKRLQIIYEEFVKLLESYSPDACAIESLFFYKNVKTAIHVGEARGVILLATSQRNLPLYEFTPYQVKNNITGYGRSDKKQVQKMVKMLLRLDKIPRPDDAADALAVAWCLAVELRL, encoded by the coding sequence TTGATAATAATAGGTATTGATCCGGGATATGGTATACTAGGGTATGGAGTTTTGGAAAAAAATAGGAATAAGATTTCTCATGTAGCTCATGGAGTTATTACAACAGAAAAAGATATTTCCATGTCAAAGAGACTCCAAATTATATACGAAGAATTTGTTAAATTACTTGAATCTTATTCTCCAGATGCGTGTGCAATCGAAAGTTTGTTTTTTTATAAAAATGTAAAGACTGCTATCCATGTAGGTGAAGCAAGAGGAGTAATATTACTTGCAACATCTCAAAGAAATTTGCCGTTATATGAGTTTACCCCGTATCAAGTAAAAAATAACATTACCGGTTATGGAAGATCTGATAAAAAACAAGTACAAAAAATGGTAAAAATGCTTTTGAGATTGGATAAAATTCCGAGACCTGATGATGCAGCTGATGCATTAGCTGTCGCTTGGTGTTTAGCAGTGGAATTAAGGTTGTAA
- a CDS encoding M20 family metallopeptidase: protein MDAIELRHLLHQNPEVSFREFETQKILLDALKSLNDNRLKIYKIAGTGVIALYEVEKDKPFIIYRADIDGLPIYEKTNWEFSSKNSNMHACGHDIHMAIAFDLIKKILKYNLKQNFAFIFQPGEETGAGARYVLDEIEQLPVKYAIALHVTDEYDFKTIATTNGILFAAATEIDIVFQGKPSHIAFYDKGIDSIKMATFFLSKFYSTKFENSLVGFGKIVGGNARNIVSPEATLMGSIRSISVQNTEKIINTLAQLAQEVTEKTNGSFYIEKGSQYPPVVVNKELYEKFKDFLVEKEINFVDCGMKFTGEDFGYFSQEFPSLMFWVGTRTGEKYGLHHPQFLPKDDVIPYYSNVIFEFLKELI, encoded by the coding sequence ATGGATGCAATCGAATTGAGGCATCTTTTACACCAAAATCCAGAAGTCTCTTTTAGAGAATTTGAAACGCAAAAAATATTACTAGATGCATTAAAATCGTTAAATGACAATAGATTAAAAATTTATAAAATTGCTGGTACAGGTGTGATTGCACTATATGAGGTTGAAAAAGATAAACCGTTTATAATCTACCGTGCGGATATAGATGGACTTCCCATATATGAAAAAACAAATTGGGAATTTTCATCAAAAAATTCCAACATGCACGCTTGTGGTCATGATATACACATGGCAATCGCATTTGATTTAATTAAGAAAATTTTAAAATACAATCTAAAACAAAACTTTGCCTTTATTTTTCAACCCGGAGAAGAAACGGGCGCAGGTGCAAGATATGTTTTAGATGAAATAGAACAACTTCCAGTAAAATACGCTATTGCATTGCACGTAACAGACGAATACGATTTTAAAACTATTGCCACAACAAATGGGATACTTTTCGCAGCTGCAACAGAAATAGATATCGTTTTTCAAGGGAAACCTTCTCACATAGCCTTCTACGATAAAGGAATAGACTCGATAAAAATGGCTACATTTTTTCTAAGTAAATTTTACTCTACAAAATTTGAAAATTCATTAGTTGGTTTTGGAAAAATAGTTGGTGGAAATGCAAGAAATATCGTTTCTCCTGAAGCAACCTTGATGGGAAGCATAAGAAGTATATCCGTTCAAAACACCGAAAAAATAATTAACACATTAGCACAATTAGCACAAGAAGTAACAGAGAAAACAAATGGAAGTTTTTATATAGAAAAAGGCAGTCAATATCCTCCTGTTGTAGTAAATAAAGAATTGTACGAAAAATTTAAAGACTTCTTGGTAGAAAAAGAAATAAACTTTGTAGATTGCGGTATGAAATTCACTGGAGAGGATTTTGGATATTTTTCACAAGAATTTCCATCGCTTATGTTCTGGGTAGGTACAAGAACAGGTGAAAAATATGGGCTTCACCATCCACAATTTCTTCCTAAAGATGATGTTATTCCTTACTATTCAAATGTTATTTTTGAATTTCTTAAGGAGTTGATATAG
- a CDS encoding MFS transporter, with product MEFVTAIFHFFADFFNAFVKPLAPYFIENLNIDNRTFASFMALLGGLTSLFQVFFGMYFDGKKRDGLYISVIVLLEIFFVSFLGFVNSVFLFFFLVVIIRVLNSIFHPIGASFAGKSEKGKHIAIFSVAGTLGAGLAPLFITIFQGYVGIKKLYILTFSVSIFLLVLSRTILHYEKKAVRKNLSFRGDILKLWPIFLIVASRSFSMDIFHTYIPIYMNEVGKSLIIGGSILTFGMILGVFTNFFGTIVLEKTNDIFTNTVGFLGMGFFGLLFVLVPNLYLKIVFFILFDGFSFFTMSSNIVSAQKLLPNNKALASSISMGFSWAIGSFLSSGYAAIFGNNTMLMFLSASVLPVLTIFVYNLSLRRE from the coding sequence ATGGAGTTTGTAACGGCTATTTTTCATTTTTTTGCGGATTTTTTTAATGCTTTTGTCAAACCGCTTGCCCCATATTTTATTGAAAATTTAAATATAGACAATAGGACTTTTGCTAGTTTTATGGCACTTTTAGGGGGGCTTACTTCCTTATTTCAAGTATTTTTTGGAATGTATTTTGATGGTAAAAAGAGAGACGGTTTGTACATAAGCGTTATAGTGTTACTTGAAATCTTCTTTGTTTCATTTTTAGGATTTGTAAACTCTGTGTTTTTATTTTTCTTTCTTGTTGTTATAATAAGGGTTTTAAATTCTATTTTTCATCCAATTGGTGCTAGTTTTGCTGGAAAGAGTGAAAAGGGAAAACATATTGCCATTTTTTCGGTAGCAGGGACATTGGGTGCAGGGCTTGCGCCACTTTTTATAACAATTTTTCAGGGATATGTAGGGATAAAAAAATTGTATATTTTAACGTTTAGTGTTTCTATTTTCCTTTTAGTATTATCAAGAACCATATTACATTATGAAAAAAAGGCAGTTAGAAAGAATTTGTCTTTTAGGGGTGATATTCTAAAGTTATGGCCTATATTTTTGATAGTGGCTTCAAGAAGTTTTTCTATGGATATTTTTCATACGTATATACCTATTTATATGAATGAAGTTGGAAAATCTTTGATAATTGGTGGTTCAATACTAACATTTGGTATGATTCTTGGTGTATTTACCAATTTTTTTGGTACAATTGTGCTTGAGAAGACAAATGATATATTTACAAATACTGTGGGATTTTTGGGAATGGGATTTTTTGGTTTATTATTTGTACTTGTTCCGAATTTATATCTAAAGATTGTATTTTTCATTCTATTTGATGGTTTTAGCTTTTTTACCATGTCTTCTAACATAGTTTCTGCTCAAAAACTATTACCCAACAATAAGGCATTGGCTTCTTCAATTTCTATGGGGTTCTCATGGGCAATTGGTAGTTTTTTGTCTAGTGGTTACGCCGCAATTTTTGGTAATAATACCATGCTTATGTTTTTAAGTGCAAGTGTGTTACCTGTTTTAACAATCTTTGTTTATAATCTTTCATTGCGGAGGGAATAA
- a CDS encoding DUF1385 domain-containing protein, whose translation MKVGGQAIIEGVLMMGKKIVIAVRNESGKIVKEEIGKIKNKKILKVPFLRGLFSLFYSMYFGLKGLDRSAEIATGEEMKKSETFFSIFLAIVLGIGFFVMLPVYLTGLIGINNDEFLFSVIDGFIRLGFFLLYVWIISFMKDVKRVFQYHGAEHKTIHAYENNEELTVENVKKYSTIHPRCGTNFVMIFFIVAIILFSLFGIYRPLTWLERIVVRIVFIPIIASVSYELLKLFDKVKFLRFLAFPGLLLQKLTTAEPDGSQIEVAIESLKFALEGEDEEEVEYIG comes from the coding sequence ATGAAAGTAGGAGGACAGGCGATAATAGAGGGTGTCCTAATGATGGGTAAAAAAATAGTTATAGCCGTTAGGAATGAATCTGGGAAAATAGTTAAGGAGGAGATTGGAAAGATAAAAAACAAAAAGATACTAAAAGTTCCATTTTTGAGGGGGTTATTTAGTCTTTTTTACTCAATGTACTTTGGATTGAAGGGTTTAGATAGGTCAGCGGAAATAGCAACAGGTGAGGAAATGAAAAAGTCTGAGACATTTTTTTCTATTTTTCTTGCAATTGTTTTGGGAATAGGATTTTTTGTTATGCTCCCCGTCTATTTAACAGGATTGATAGGAATAAACAATGATGAATTTTTATTTTCAGTGATAGATGGGTTTATAAGGTTGGGATTTTTCCTTTTGTATGTGTGGATAATTTCGTTTATGAAAGATGTAAAAAGGGTTTTTCAATACCATGGAGCAGAACATAAAACTATACATGCGTATGAAAATAATGAAGAATTAACAGTTGAAAATGTAAAAAAATATTCTACTATTCATCCAAGATGTGGCACGAATTTTGTAATGATTTTTTTTATTGTTGCCATAATATTATTTAGTTTGTTTGGAATATACAGACCTTTGACATGGCTTGAAAGGATAGTTGTTAGAATTGTTTTTATTCCGATAATTGCTTCGGTTTCATATGAGCTTTTAAAGTTATTTGATAAGGTAAAGTTTTTGAGATTTTTGGCTTTTCCTGGGCTTCTTTTGCAAAAACTCACTACAGCAGAACCTGATGGATCACAAATTGAGGTTGCAATTGAGTCTTTAAAATTTGCACTTGAGGGTGAAGATGAAGAAGAAGTGGAGTATATTGGTTAA
- the lysA gene encoding diaminopimelate decarboxylase, with protein MKKLIEKYGTPLYIYYEEVIEKRIKKVKEVFKNVNFFPTFAVKANNNPNLLRIIHKNGFGMDILGEGELYACKLAGIPGDKIVWNGNGKTTKQKEKMKEYGVKYVNIDSVEEFENLWKNDDEFTLFLRVNPDIDAKTHPYISTGLKNHKFGVSFDLAEKILKTGKIQGLHIHIGSQITTIEPFKEAIEKTLELAQKYNINKINIGGGWGIKYKKEENELNLEKYKKEIIPILTNFEMVINEIGRFIIAPAGILAIKVILVKETENKNFVVTESGMNHLIRPALYNAYHEIEVLNNQEDNITADVVGPLCESGDFLAKNRKIKKPNPGDILIVKNVGAYGYSMANNYNGTTRPVEILIKKDGKDLIIRKGEEISDLYKNVII; from the coding sequence GTGAAAAAATTAATAGAAAAATATGGCACTCCACTTTACATATACTATGAAGAAGTAATAGAAAAAAGGATAAAAAAAGTAAAAGAAGTATTTAAAAACGTAAATTTCTTCCCGACATTTGCCGTTAAGGCAAATAACAATCCAAATTTACTAAGAATAATACACAAAAACGGATTTGGAATGGATATTTTAGGAGAAGGAGAACTTTACGCTTGTAAACTTGCAGGTATTCCTGGAGATAAAATTGTCTGGAATGGAAATGGAAAAACAACAAAACAAAAAGAAAAAATGAAAGAATATGGTGTAAAATATGTAAATATCGATAGTGTTGAAGAATTTGAAAATCTCTGGAAAAATGATGACGAGTTTACTTTATTTTTACGTGTAAATCCAGATATCGATGCAAAAACACACCCATATATTTCAACAGGACTTAAAAACCACAAATTTGGTGTTTCTTTTGACTTAGCAGAAAAAATACTTAAAACCGGAAAAATACAAGGCTTACACATACACATTGGTTCTCAAATCACAACAATTGAACCATTTAAAGAAGCTATCGAAAAAACATTAGAACTTGCACAAAAATATAACATAAATAAAATTAATATAGGTGGAGGTTGGGGAATTAAATACAAGAAAGAAGAAAATGAACTAAACCTTGAAAAATACAAAAAAGAAATCATACCTATTTTGACAAATTTTGAAATGGTAATAAACGAAATTGGAAGGTTTATAATCGCTCCAGCAGGTATTTTGGCAATCAAAGTTATACTAGTAAAAGAAACAGAAAACAAGAATTTTGTAGTAACGGAAAGTGGTATGAATCATTTAATTAGACCTGCATTATATAACGCATACCATGAAATAGAGGTATTAAACAACCAAGAAGATAACATAACTGCAGATGTGGTTGGTCCATTATGCGAATCTGGAGATTTTCTTGCTAAAAACAGGAAAATAAAAAAGCCAAACCCCGGTGATATTTTAATTGTTAAGAACGTAGGGGCATATGGATATTCAATGGCAAATAACTATAATGGGACAACCAGACCTGTGGAAATATTGATAAAAAAAGACGGAAAAGACTTGATCATAAGAAAAGGTGAAGAGATTTCCGACTTGTATAAAAATGTAATTATATAG
- a CDS encoding stage V sporulation protein S: protein METLKVSSKSNPNKVAGAIVGSLNKNEKLEIQAIGAGAVNQASKALAVARRFLAEEGKDLYAVPGFIEVEIDGETRTGISFRVYLTKKKAE, encoded by the coding sequence ATGGAAACACTTAAGGTTAGTTCGAAATCAAATCCTAACAAGGTGGCAGGTGCTATTGTAGGTTCGCTTAATAAGAATGAAAAACTTGAGATTCAAGCAATTGGTGCTGGGGCTGTTAACCAGGCGTCGAAGGCTTTAGCAGTGGCAAGAAGATTTTTAGCGGAAGAGGGAAAGGATCTATATGCAGTACCTGGGTTTATAGAAGTTGAAATTGATGGTGAAACAAGAACGGGGATTTCCTTTAGAGTATATCTTACTAAAAAGAAGGCGGAATAA
- a CDS encoding PolC-type DNA polymerase III, which yields MKYVFDELSYPITNIAEYFNIEIDGEVTKVIYDQSNRLLIFYIKKGVGDFQLLREKLRVFFGIDVEFEYELLELKKEEILELLNGTAPYVKDVEVFENEILVKTFSEFAVKKIEKKLKNIEKITGKPVKIEFVKEKFEPPRVVEEKIKTFTDKERYYFPSNIPLNAKKVFLRGKVFKLEKSDYLSTILVYITDKKESVLGKIFDEKFESTLSVGNWYYFKGSMNVSKKGEYYFGISEIYEDPNPIERQDISDMKRVELHLHSKMSDLDAIIDIKELVKKVKRWGWNAVAITDHGNVQSIPYLFEEAEKNGIKPIFGTEMYILNETGDIVKNLSDDFDLSEVTYTVFDLETTGTNARFDEIIEIGAVKYRNGEIIDKFSTFVKPTKKVSDFTQKLTGITNEMLEDAKDIYEVFPKFLEFIEGTVLVAHNADFDYGFIREVYRKLHKKDLVLPYLDTLKLSKEVLRGKVKSFGLGRLVEYFKLGPFKHHRAFDDASVTVKLFEKLLELVIRRGIRTLKQVNNLKSSSYSSIRTKRQFNHLTILVKNKVGLKNLYKLVSDAHVKYFKYVPFIPKKELIRYKEGLLFGTGCENGEIFQALTGSSTDEEILEMLKEYDFVEIFPIDTVVNVEKDVAKQVFRRLYNLAKRLDLPVVMVSNAHFLEPEDIKARHVLLAPVEKSNPNDDDLKDKNAMLYLRTTQEMLKEAMKIFEDEDIAREVVVENTNKIADMIEYVKPVKRKLHPPIIEGADENVRNLSITRAKELYGDPLPEIIEKRLEKELKSIIDNGYAVLYEIAHLIVKKANEDGYVVGSRGSVGSSFVAYLMGITEVNPLPPHYLCPECKYLEFSKEVGSGYDLPSKKCPKCGVELVKTGQDIPFETFMGFKGDKVPDIDLNFSGEYQDRAHNYIVELFGKDNVLRAGTISTIAERSAIGYVKSYMEVKGESLQTAEQIRLAEMVAGVKRTTGQHPGGLMIVPKDMTVYDFTPIQYPANKKDSGMCTTHFAYESIHDDLVKLDALGHDDPTMLKLLQEYTGIDPTKVPMDDKETLQIFSSLKSLKIKANDLGTDVGTIGIPEFGTDFVQKMLKETRPKTFAELVRISGLSHGTDVWLNNAQDIISSGKATLSEVISCRDDIMIYLIDAGVDESRAFKIMENVRKGKGISEEDEQIMREKNIPEWFIQSCKKIKYLFPKAHAVAYVSMAFRIAYFKVHYPLAYYAAFFSIKGDEFSVKTILKGKKAIKKRLVELGAQIKKDVKEKNEEKVLEAALEMYLRGFEFLPPDIFKSDYRRFIIEDNKLRIPLNKIPGVGDSVALSILQARKGKAFTSIEDLKRRTKLSKAHIDTMKKLGVLKDLPETDQSSLFDF from the coding sequence ATGAAGTACGTTTTTGATGAACTAAGTTATCCAATTACAAATATAGCTGAATATTTTAATATTGAGATAGATGGTGAAGTTACAAAAGTGATTTACGACCAAAGTAACCGCCTTTTGATTTTCTATATAAAGAAGGGAGTTGGGGATTTTCAGTTACTTAGGGAAAAGTTAAGGGTTTTTTTTGGAATCGATGTTGAATTTGAATATGAACTTCTTGAACTAAAAAAAGAGGAAATTTTAGAACTTTTGAATGGAACGGCACCTTACGTAAAAGATGTAGAGGTATTTGAAAATGAGATTTTGGTAAAAACTTTTAGTGAATTTGCCGTGAAAAAAATAGAGAAAAAGTTAAAGAACATAGAGAAAATTACGGGTAAACCTGTAAAGATTGAATTTGTTAAAGAAAAATTTGAACCACCAAGAGTTGTTGAAGAAAAAATAAAAACTTTTACCGATAAAGAGAGATATTATTTTCCATCCAATATACCTTTGAATGCTAAAAAAGTATTTTTAAGGGGAAAGGTGTTCAAGTTAGAAAAGTCAGATTATTTATCAACTATTTTAGTATATATCACCGATAAAAAGGAGTCTGTTTTGGGAAAGATTTTTGATGAAAAATTTGAGTCAACACTTAGTGTGGGAAATTGGTATTATTTTAAAGGTTCTATGAATGTCAGCAAAAAAGGAGAATATTATTTTGGGATTTCTGAGATCTATGAAGATCCAAACCCTATTGAACGACAAGATATTTCGGATATGAAAAGAGTAGAATTACATCTTCATTCAAAAATGAGTGATTTAGATGCTATTATAGATATTAAAGAATTGGTAAAAAAAGTAAAAAGATGGGGTTGGAATGCAGTTGCAATTACGGATCACGGTAATGTACAGTCCATTCCTTATTTGTTTGAGGAAGCGGAAAAAAATGGTATTAAACCTATATTTGGTACGGAAATGTACATATTAAATGAAACAGGGGATATAGTAAAAAATTTATCGGATGATTTTGATTTAAGTGAGGTTACATATACTGTATTTGACCTTGAAACAACGGGTACGAATGCTAGATTTGATGAAATTATTGAAATAGGTGCGGTAAAGTATAGAAATGGGGAGATTATCGATAAATTTTCTACTTTTGTAAAACCTACAAAAAAAGTCTCAGATTTTACTCAAAAGCTTACAGGTATTACAAATGAGATGTTAGAAGATGCAAAGGATATATATGAAGTTTTTCCAAAATTTTTGGAATTTATTGAAGGTACAGTTTTAGTAGCACATAATGCAGATTTTGATTATGGATTTATAAGAGAAGTTTATAGAAAGTTACACAAAAAAGACTTAGTTCTTCCCTATTTGGATACTTTGAAACTTTCCAAAGAAGTTTTAAGGGGGAAGGTAAAATCTTTTGGACTTGGAAGGCTTGTGGAATACTTTAAATTAGGCCCATTTAAACATCATAGGGCTTTTGACGATGCCAGTGTAACTGTAAAGTTGTTTGAAAAATTATTAGAACTTGTTATAAGACGCGGTATAAGGACTTTAAAACAAGTAAATAACTTAAAGAGTAGCTCTTATTCTAGTATTAGAACAAAGAGACAATTTAATCATCTGACTATACTTGTGAAGAATAAAGTGGGGTTAAAAAATCTATATAAACTTGTATCTGACGCGCATGTAAAATACTTTAAATATGTACCATTTATTCCAAAGAAAGAGTTGATAAGATACAAAGAAGGGCTTTTATTTGGTACTGGATGTGAAAATGGTGAGATTTTTCAAGCATTAACGGGTTCTTCAACAGATGAAGAAATTTTAGAAATGCTAAAAGAGTATGATTTTGTGGAGATTTTTCCGATAGATACCGTAGTAAATGTTGAAAAAGATGTTGCAAAACAGGTGTTTAGAAGGCTATACAATTTAGCCAAGAGATTGGATTTACCCGTGGTTATGGTTAGTAATGCACATTTTTTAGAACCAGAAGATATCAAAGCAAGACATGTACTACTTGCACCAGTGGAAAAAAGTAATCCAAATGATGATGATTTAAAAGATAAAAATGCAATGTTGTACCTTAGAACTACTCAAGAAATGCTAAAAGAGGCAATGAAAATTTTTGAAGATGAGGATATAGCAAGAGAAGTTGTAGTTGAAAACACCAATAAAATTGCAGATATGATTGAATATGTAAAACCAGTGAAAAGAAAATTGCATCCTCCAATTATTGAAGGTGCTGATGAAAATGTAAGGAATTTATCTATTACCCGTGCAAAGGAACTTTACGGTGATCCGCTTCCAGAGATTATTGAAAAACGTTTGGAAAAAGAATTAAAAAGTATAATCGACAACGGCTACGCGGTGTTGTATGAAATTGCACACCTTATAGTTAAAAAGGCAAACGAAGACGGTTATGTGGTTGGCTCGCGTGGTTCAGTTGGTTCTTCGTTTGTCGCATACCTTATGGGAATTACAGAAGTTAATCCTCTACCGCCTCATTATCTTTGTCCTGAATGTAAATATTTGGAATTTTCAAAAGAAGTAGGTTCTGGATATGATTTGCCTAGTAAAAAGTGTCCAAAATGTGGAGTAGAGCTTGTGAAAACGGGGCAGGATATACCTTTTGAAACTTTCATGGGATTCAAGGGGGATAAAGTACCTGATATAGACTTAAATTTTTCTGGAGAATATCAAGATAGAGCTCATAACTATATTGTTGAACTTTTTGGAAAGGACAACGTTTTAAGGGCGGGAACTATTAGTACAATAGCGGAACGAAGTGCTATTGGTTATGTGAAAAGTTATATGGAGGTAAAAGGTGAAAGTTTACAAACTGCAGAGCAAATTAGATTAGCTGAAATGGTTGCCGGTGTTAAGAGGACAACCGGTCAGCATCCAGGTGGATTGATGATAGTTCCAAAAGATATGACTGTGTATGATTTTACACCTATACAGTATCCCGCAAATAAGAAAGATTCAGGGATGTGTACAACGCACTTTGCATATGAATCCATACACGATGATTTGGTGAAATTGGATGCATTGGGCCACGATGATCCCACAATGTTAAAGCTTTTGCAAGAATATACAGGTATTGACCCTACAAAAGTCCCAATGGATGATAAAGAAACATTGCAAATATTTTCTTCTTTAAAGTCTTTGAAGATCAAGGCGAATGATTTAGGTACTGATGTTGGAACGATAGGTATTCCAGAATTTGGAACAGATTTTGTGCAAAAGATGTTGAAAGAAACTAGACCAAAAACATTTGCAGAACTTGTAAGGATTTCTGGACTTTCACATGGCACAGATGTATGGCTTAATAATGCACAAGATATAATAAGTTCTGGAAAAGCAACTCTTTCAGAAGTGATATCATGTCGCGATGATATAATGATATATCTCATAGATGCAGGGGTTGATGAGTCTAGAGCATTTAAGATAATGGAAAACGTGAGAAAAGGAAAGGGTATTTCAGAAGAAGATGAACAAATAATGAGAGAAAAGAATATCCCAGAATGGTTTATACAATCTTGTAAAAAAATAAAGTATCTTTTTCCTAAAGCCCATGCTGTTGCTTATGTAAGTATGGCCTTTAGAATAGCGTATTTTAAGGTGCACTATCCACTTGCATATTATGCTGCGTTTTTTTCTATAAAAGGTGATGAATTTTCTGTGAAAACTATTCTAAAAGGTAAAAAGGCAATAAAAAAACGACTCGTAGAATTAGGTGCACAGATAAAAAAAGATGTAAAAGAGAAAAATGAAGAAAAAGTACTAGAAGCAGCTCTTGAGATGTATTTAAGGGGATTTGAATTTTTGCCTCCTGATATATTTAAGAGTGATTATAGAAGATTTATTATTGAAGATAATAAATTAAGGATACCTCTAAACAAAATTCCAGGCGTTGGAGATAGCGTTGCTCTATCCATTTTACAAGCAAGAAAAGGAAAGGCCTTTACTTCAATTGAAGATTTAAAAAGAAGAACTAAATTAAGTAAAGCACATATTGATACTATGAAAAAATTAGGTGTTTTGAAAGATTTACCTGAGACTGATCAATCTTCTTTGTTTGATTTTTAG